In a single window of the Alphaproteobacteria bacterium LSUCC0684 genome:
- a CDS encoding DUF2948 family protein has translation MTGSDMSKGGAPGTDLARLIVKDGEDLNVLSSLLQDATVLIGDMGYDAGEGQFLFVAARHLRESSGEMRRRLMGVHIGGVQRLQRRGFSPKDRDDVLILLAIRAEGTMLEVIFSGAATVRLECDGINVYAADLGEGWQTHFQPAHDVDEG, from the coding sequence ATGACAGGCAGTGACATGAGCAAGGGCGGCGCCCCCGGAACGGATCTGGCCAGGCTGATCGTCAAGGATGGTGAAGATCTCAACGTCCTGTCCTCGCTTTTGCAGGATGCCACGGTATTGATCGGTGATATGGGGTATGATGCAGGCGAAGGCCAGTTTCTTTTTGTGGCCGCCCGGCACCTCAGGGAATCATCGGGGGAGATGCGGCGACGGCTGATGGGTGTTCATATCGGCGGGGTTCAACGCCTGCAGCGACGGGGTTTCTCCCCGAAAGACCGTGATGATGTGCTTATTCTGCTTGCCATCCGCGCTGAAGGCACCATGCTTGAGGTAATATTTTCCGGTGCGGCAACAGTCAGGCTTGAATGTGACGGAATAAATGTTTATGCCGCTGATCTGGGGGAAGGTTGGCAGACACATTTTCAGCCTGCCCACGACGTGGATGAAGGCTGA
- a CDS encoding nucleoside triphosphate pyrophosphatase: protein MPKATPKLVLASASPRRQELLAQIDIFPDRIEPADIDETPHANESPRTYVRRMAEEKGRSAAMRNPGDLVLAADTVVALGRRILGKPATRDEAERYLRLLSGRRHQVLTAVVLISPKDGKPACRTSASTVRFLRLGDDAITRYLETMEWQGKAGGYAIQGQAARFIDFISGSYSGIVGLPLAETARLLEGAGYRPTRPD, encoded by the coding sequence ATGCCCAAGGCAACCCCAAAACTGGTTCTGGCCTCTGCCTCGCCCCGGCGGCAGGAACTTCTCGCCCAGATCGATATTTTCCCCGATAGAATTGAGCCTGCGGATATTGATGAGACGCCGCATGCCAATGAGTCTCCCAGAACATATGTCCGCCGCATGGCCGAAGAAAAGGGGCGTTCCGCCGCGATGCGAAATCCCGGTGATCTGGTGCTGGCGGCGGATACGGTCGTTGCGCTTGGTCGCCGCATCCTTGGCAAGCCTGCAACCCGCGATGAGGCGGAAAGATATCTTCGCCTGCTTTCCGGCCGCCGCCATCAGGTGCTGACCGCTGTTGTATTGATATCCCCGAAGGATGGCAAACCGGCCTGCCGGACAAGCGCCAGCACCGTGCGTTTTCTCCGTCTTGGCGATGATGCGATCACCCGGTATCTTGAGACAATGGAATGGCAGGGCAAGGCCGGCGGCTATGCCATCCAGGGTCAGGCCGCCCGCTTCATTGATTTCATCAGCGGGTCTTACAGCGGTATCGTCGGTCTGCCGCTCGCGGAAACTGCCCGGCTGCTTGAGGGGGCAGGGTATCGCCCCACCCGCCCGGATTGA
- the hisG gene encoding ATP phosphoribosyltransferase, with product MTETSPLNMAGTGRGTSLVLALPKGRILKSIRPILKHAGIEPEPGFFDEGDRRLRFSTEAEGVEAIRVRSFDVATFIAFGAAHMGVAGSDVLMEFDHPEIYAPVDLGVGACRMVVASPAEEIRKEDPRSWSHVRVATKYPNVTRRHFAARGVQAECIKLNGAMELAPGLGLCRRIVDLVETGSTLKANGLEEVEEIALVSSRFVVNRAAWKTRPAEISGWVSRIREAVDAG from the coding sequence ATGACGGAAACATCACCATTGAACATGGCCGGAACGGGCAGGGGCACAAGCCTGGTGCTGGCATTGCCGAAAGGGCGTATCCTCAAATCTATCCGTCCGATCCTGAAACATGCCGGGATCGAACCTGAACCGGGGTTTTTTGATGAAGGCGACCGGCGGCTCAGATTCAGCACCGAAGCCGAGGGGGTGGAGGCGATAAGGGTGCGGAGTTTCGATGTCGCCACGTTCATTGCCTTTGGTGCCGCGCATATGGGTGTTGCTGGCTCCGATGTGCTGATGGAATTTGATCATCCTGAAATCTACGCGCCGGTTGATCTTGGTGTCGGCGCCTGCCGGATGGTTGTCGCAAGCCCGGCCGAAGAGATCAGGAAAGAAGACCCCCGCAGCTGGAGTCATGTCAGGGTGGCCACCAAATATCCCAATGTCACCCGTCGGCATTTTGCCGCAAGGGGGGTGCAGGCGGAATGCATCAAACTCAATGGCGCGATGGAACTTGCCCCGGGTCTGGGCCTGTGTCGGCGGATCGTCGATCTTGTCGAAACCGGTTCAACGCTGAAAGCCAACGGCCTCGAAGAGGTTGAGGAAATTGCCCTTGTGTCCAGCCGTTTTGTCGTCAATCGCGCCGCCTGGAAAACCAGACCGGCGGAGATCAGCGGCTGGGTAAGCCGGATCAGGGAGGCGGTTGATGCCGGTTAG
- the hisD gene encoding histidinol dehydrogenase, whose product MPVRLNTSDAGFEEAFTSLLQSKREDGADVSATVSAIISEVISRGDEAVLEFTHRFDGIRADSMADLRLDGDAMAAAYDAIDDDLRAALTVAADRIRRFHERQLPEDISYTDDQGVDLGLRHTPVDAAGLYVPGGKAAYPSSVLMNAIPALVAGVQRRVIVVPAPDGDVPAMVLAAAHIAGISEVWRIGGAQAIAALAYGTQSIAPVDKIVGPGNAYVATAKRQVFGKVGIDSIAGPSEILVMADGRNNPDWVAMDLLSQAEHDEAAQAILITDDAGFANDVADAVSRILPGLERAAVAGASWRDHGAIITVADWPEGAELANRIAAEHLEIMTEDPQHIAAMIRHAGAIFLGRWTPEAIGDYVAGPNHVLPTARTARFSSGLGVLDFMKRTTTVRCDADALAEIGPAAVTLAHAEGLEAHGLSISRRMNR is encoded by the coding sequence ATGCCGGTTAGGCTCAATACCAGCGATGCCGGGTTTGAGGAGGCGTTTACCTCCCTCTTGCAATCGAAAAGGGAAGATGGCGCCGATGTCAGCGCTACCGTCTCCGCCATCATTTCCGAGGTGATTTCCCGTGGCGATGAGGCGGTACTTGAATTCACGCATCGTTTTGATGGGATCAGGGCGGACTCCATGGCTGATCTTCGCCTGGATGGTGATGCCATGGCGGCAGCCTATGATGCCATCGACGATGATCTTCGCGCAGCCCTGACCGTGGCCGCGGACCGTATCCGCCGCTTTCACGAACGCCAGCTGCCAGAGGATATCAGCTATACCGATGATCAGGGGGTTGATCTCGGCCTTCGGCACACACCGGTGGATGCGGCCGGGCTTTATGTTCCGGGTGGCAAGGCCGCCTACCCTTCATCGGTGCTGATGAACGCAATACCGGCTCTTGTTGCCGGGGTTCAGCGCCGGGTGATCGTGGTGCCGGCCCCGGATGGCGACGTGCCTGCCATGGTGCTGGCGGCGGCGCATATCGCCGGGATATCGGAGGTCTGGCGGATCGGCGGCGCCCAGGCGATCGCCGCGCTGGCCTATGGCACGCAATCTATTGCGCCGGTGGATAAGATTGTCGGCCCCGGCAATGCCTATGTTGCCACGGCAAAACGTCAGGTCTTCGGCAAGGTGGGGATCGACTCCATCGCCGGGCCATCCGAAATTCTGGTGATGGCCGATGGCCGGAACAATCCGGACTGGGTGGCCATGGATCTTCTCTCCCAGGCTGAGCATGACGAAGCAGCCCAGGCCATTCTCATCACCGATGATGCGGGCTTTGCCAATGACGTCGCCGATGCGGTCAGCAGGATTCTGCCCGGGCTTGAACGGGCCGCGGTGGCCGGGGCTTCCTGGCGGGATCACGGGGCGATCATTACCGTTGCCGACTGGCCCGAAGGAGCTGAGCTTGCCAATCGCATCGCCGCCGAGCATCTTGAGATCATGACCGAGGATCCTCAACATATCGCTGCCATGATCCGCCATGCTGGGGCGATATTCCTTGGCCGCTGGACGCCGGAAGCCATTGGCGATTATGTTGCCGGGCCGAACCATGTTCTGCCGACGGCGCGGACGGCCAGATTCTCCTCCGGTCTCGGGGTGCTTGATTTCATGAAGCGGACGACCACCGTCCGCTGTGATGCGGATGCGCTGGCCGAAATCGGTCCGGCGGCGGTGACCCTCGCCCATGCCGAAGGGCTTGAAGCGCATGGTCTTTCCATCTCAAGGCGGATGAACAGGTGA
- a CDS encoding TVP38/TMEM64 family protein, with the protein MSPVSDTSPEHRQPHRLRRLLPLGILLLGLVLFFAFDLDDIFSFAALSQHYTAITSWVAENTILAWGGFMLAYTLAVAFSLPVATLLTLAGGAIIGWPAVLLVVTSATAGALILFLAAKGALADSLTRKAGPFISRIKAGFDQSPFLWLLALRLIPAAPFWVVNIVPAALGMKTRDFLFATFIGIFPGTSVYIWVGRGFDTVLASGRTPDTSSLARPEIILPLTALGCLALVPMVVKFIKSRKDASL; encoded by the coding sequence ATGTCACCTGTATCAGATACATCCCCGGAACATCGGCAGCCGCACCGGCTGCGGCGTCTTCTCCCCTTGGGGATACTTCTTCTTGGCCTCGTGTTGTTCTTTGCCTTTGATCTTGATGATATTTTCAGTTTTGCTGCGTTGAGCCAGCATTACACGGCAATCACCTCCTGGGTTGCGGAGAACACAATCCTGGCCTGGGGCGGGTTCATGCTGGCCTATACGCTGGCCGTGGCCTTCTCGCTGCCCGTGGCAACGCTCCTGACACTTGCGGGCGGCGCGATCATCGGCTGGCCGGCCGTGCTGCTGGTGGTAACGTCGGCCACCGCCGGGGCCCTGATCCTTTTTCTCGCGGCCAAGGGCGCACTGGCCGACAGCCTGACCCGCAAGGCCGGGCCGTTCATCTCGCGGATCAAGGCCGGGTTTGACCAGTCCCCCTTTCTCTGGCTCCTGGCGCTGAGGCTGATACCCGCGGCCCCTTTCTGGGTGGTGAATATTGTGCCGGCGGCACTGGGGATGAAGACAAGAGATTTCCTTTTCGCCACCTTTATCGGCATTTTCCCCGGCACCTCGGTCTATATCTGGGTCGGGCGCGGGTTTGACACGGTGCTCGCCAGTGGCCGGACACCGGATACAAGCAGCCTTGCCCGGCCTGAGATCATCCTGCCGCTGACGGCGCTGGGATGCCTTGCGCTGGTGCCGATGGTGGTGAAATTCATCAAATCCCGAAAGGATGCGTCGCTGTGA
- the murA gene encoding UDP-N-acetylglucosamine 1-carboxyvinyltransferase yields MDKLRIEGGTRLEGRIAISGAKNAALPLMATSLMAETPLVLENLPELADTDCMAELLDHLGISSTREGETVTFSPNAAPVTFAPYDIVRKMRASVLVLGPLLARFGEARVSMPGGCAIGTRPVDIHIMAMKALGARVELEDGYVVATAPDGLKGGKITFPFVSVGATENALMAAVLADGTSRLVNAAREPEITDLADCLNAMGAKITGHGSGTIEVEGVSSLKGCRHAVVADRIEAGTFALAAAMTEGDITLTGCQPQHLGALIEVMRASGAQIDLMATSLRVRGQGRPRPVNVTTAPYPGFATDLQAQFMAMMCIADGTSEISETIFENRFMHVPELVRLGADIQVSGGLARVSGVEHLLGAQVMATDLRASVSLVQAGLVARGTTVIGRVYHLDRGYDRLEEKLSACGARITRERG; encoded by the coding sequence ATGGATAAGCTCCGGATTGAAGGTGGCACGCGACTCGAAGGCAGGATTGCCATTTCCGGAGCCAAGAACGCGGCACTTCCCCTGATGGCAACCAGCCTCATGGCTGAAACACCGCTCGTGCTGGAAAATCTCCCGGAACTTGCCGATACCGATTGCATGGCTGAACTGCTTGATCATCTTGGCATCAGCAGCACGAGAGAGGGGGAGACCGTCACCTTTTCCCCAAATGCGGCACCGGTGACCTTCGCGCCATACGATATTGTCCGCAAGATGCGGGCATCGGTGCTGGTGCTTGGCCCGCTTCTGGCACGTTTTGGCGAGGCCCGGGTTTCCATGCCCGGTGGCTGCGCCATCGGCACAAGACCGGTGGATATTCATATCATGGCCATGAAAGCTCTTGGCGCCAGGGTGGAACTTGAAGACGGGTATGTCGTTGCGACGGCACCCGATGGGCTCAAGGGGGGTAAGATCACGTTTCCCTTTGTCAGCGTCGGGGCCACGGAAAATGCGCTGATGGCGGCCGTGCTTGCAGATGGCACCAGTCGGCTGGTCAACGCGGCAAGGGAGCCGGAAATCACGGATCTTGCCGACTGCCTTAATGCCATGGGGGCGAAAATTACCGGCCATGGGTCCGGGACCATCGAGGTTGAAGGGGTCAGCAGCCTCAAAGGTTGCCGCCATGCCGTGGTGGCTGACCGTATTGAAGCCGGGACATTCGCGCTGGCAGCTGCCATGACCGAAGGGGATATCACGCTCACCGGATGCCAGCCGCAGCATCTTGGGGCATTGATTGAGGTCATGCGTGCGAGCGGCGCCCAGATTGATTTAATGGCGACCAGTCTGCGGGTGCGAGGGCAGGGCAGGCCAAGGCCGGTTAACGTCACCACCGCACCCTATCCCGGGTTCGCGACCGATCTTCAGGCCCAGTTCATGGCGATGATGTGCATTGCCGATGGAACGAGCGAAATTTCAGAAACGATTTTTGAAAACCGTTTCATGCATGTCCCTGAACTGGTTCGCCTTGGGGCTGATATCCAGGTATCGGGGGGGCTGGCCCGGGTTTCCGGTGTTGAGCATCTTCTCGGTGCTCAGGTGATGGCGACCGATCTTCGCGCCTCGGTTTCGCTGGTTCAGGCAGGTCTGGTGGCCAGAGGCACCACGGTGATCGGCCGTGTCTACCACCTTGACCGGGGCTATGACAGGCTTGAAGAAAAACTCTCCGCCTGTGGAGCCCGGATCACGCGGGAACGAGGATAG
- a CDS encoding arsenate reductase ArsC has translation MTTAPAFPGTVLFACTHNMIRSPMAEGIMKQLYPNRVFVDSCGINAGSSDGFVIAVMQEIGIDMTGHEPKSFSDLDDEFFDLIICFSEDSYKVAAELARTRSTEVEYWPVFDAGLASDNREERLAAYRLVRDRIHELVRERFST, from the coding sequence ATGACGACAGCCCCCGCTTTCCCCGGTACCGTGCTTTTCGCCTGCACCCATAACATGATCCGTTCGCCCATGGCCGAAGGCATCATGAAACAGCTCTACCCCAACCGTGTTTTTGTTGATTCCTGCGGGATCAACGCCGGGTCAAGCGACGGGTTTGTCATTGCCGTGATGCAGGAAATCGGGATTGACATGACCGGGCATGAGCCAAAATCCTTCAGCGATCTTGATGATGAGTTCTTTGATCTGATCATCTGTTTTTCCGAAGATTCCTATAAGGTGGCAGCCGAGCTTGCCCGCACCAGATCAACCGAGGTCGAGTACTGGCCTGTTTTTGATGCAGGTCTTGCCAGCGATAACCGTGAAGAACGTCTGGCGGCGTATCGTCTTGTTCGTGACCGGATCCACGAACTTGTTCGGGAAAGGTTCAGCACCTGA
- the infA gene encoding translation initiation factor IF-1: MAKEDVIEFSGTVTELLPNAMFRVKLDNDHEVLAHTSGKMRKNRIRVLAGDRVNVEMTPYDLTKGRITFRFK, translated from the coding sequence ATGGCCAAGGAAGATGTCATTGAATTTTCTGGTACGGTAACCGAACTGCTGCCGAACGCAATGTTTCGGGTAAAACTGGATAACGATCACGAAGTGCTTGCCCATACCAGCGGCAAGATGCGGAAAAACCGGATCCGGGTGCTTGCCGGAGACCGGGTGAATGTTGAAATGACGCCTTATGACCTGACCAAGGGACGGATCACCTTCCGTTTCAAGTAA
- a CDS encoding NAD(P)/FAD-dependent oxidoreductase produces MKTLTTDICIIGGGSGGLSLAAGAVQMGADVMLFEGHRMGGDCLNYGCVPSKAMLAAAKMAKSARGNAAMGIKGAAAEVDFAAVKDHVADVIAGIAPHDSPERFRGLGVKVIEDYAGFTSPDTVTGGGYTVRAKRFVIATGSSPLVPPIPGLADIPFHTNETIFADRTLPEHLIIIGGGPIGVEMAQAHQRLGSKVTLIEAAPSIMIRDHPDLVDTLRRCLTEDGITLIEGVGVTAVGGKAGAIRVELEGNDAIRGSHLLVATGRKPNLERLNLEAAGVDHNRAGIITDRRLRSSNRRVYAMGDAAGRHQFTHAASYHAGIVIRNILFRIPAKVDDAIMPWVTYTDPELAHVGLGEADAKARNITYRTVSSSLAENDRARAERRGEGRIIALTDKKGFILGASILAPHAGEMIQPWALAISKRLKISAMASYIAPYPTYGEASKRAAGAYFTEALFSARTRRLVRLLLKLPF; encoded by the coding sequence GTGAAAACCCTGACTACGGATATCTGCATCATTGGCGGCGGCTCCGGCGGCCTCAGCCTGGCGGCGGGCGCTGTCCAGATGGGGGCCGATGTGATGCTTTTCGAGGGGCATCGCATGGGGGGTGACTGCCTCAATTACGGCTGTGTTCCGTCAAAAGCGATGCTGGCGGCGGCCAAAATGGCCAAATCGGCCAGAGGCAATGCGGCCATGGGGATCAAGGGGGCGGCGGCCGAGGTGGATTTTGCCGCCGTCAAGGACCATGTCGCCGATGTCATTGCCGGGATCGCCCCACATGATTCGCCGGAAAGGTTCCGCGGGCTCGGGGTCAAGGTTATCGAAGACTATGCCGGTTTTACGAGCCCTGATACCGTAACCGGAGGCGGTTATACAGTTCGGGCAAAACGGTTTGTCATCGCCACGGGATCCTCCCCGCTTGTCCCGCCCATCCCCGGTCTTGCCGATATCCCCTTTCATACCAATGAGACGATTTTTGCAGATCGCACCCTGCCCGAACATCTCATCATTATCGGCGGCGGCCCGATCGGGGTTGAAATGGCGCAGGCGCATCAGCGGCTCGGGTCGAAGGTGACGCTCATCGAAGCTGCCCCTTCCATCATGATCCGGGATCATCCCGATCTCGTGGACACACTTCGGCGATGCCTAACTGAAGACGGGATTACGCTGATCGAAGGCGTCGGCGTTACCGCGGTTGGCGGCAAGGCAGGTGCCATCCGGGTTGAGCTTGAGGGGAATGATGCCATTCGGGGAAGTCATCTGCTGGTGGCAACAGGCCGGAAGCCCAATCTTGAGCGGCTCAATCTTGAGGCGGCTGGAGTTGATCACAATCGTGCCGGCATCATCACCGACCGGCGCCTCAGATCCAGCAACCGGCGCGTCTATGCCATGGGCGATGCGGCCGGGCGCCACCAGTTCACCCATGCGGCGAGCTATCATGCGGGGATCGTGATCCGGAATATCCTCTTCCGAATTCCGGCAAAGGTTGATGATGCCATCATGCCCTGGGTCACCTATACGGACCCTGAACTTGCGCATGTCGGTCTTGGCGAGGCTGACGCAAAGGCCCGCAATATCACCTACCGGACTGTCAGCTCGTCTCTTGCCGAAAATGACCGTGCCCGGGCGGAACGGCGCGGTGAAGGCCGCATCATTGCCCTTACGGATAAAAAGGGATTTATTCTTGGCGCCAGCATTCTTGCCCCCCATGCCGGTGAGATGATACAGCCCTGGGCGCTGGCCATCTCAAAGCGCCTGAAAATCAGTGCCATGGCCTCCTATATCGCGCCCTATCCCACCTATGGCGAAGCTTCCAAACGTGCCGCTGGCGCCTATTTCACCGAAGCCCTTTTTTCAGCACGGACACGGCGTCTTGTGCGGCTGTTGCTGAAACTGCCGTTCTGA
- a CDS encoding UPF0262 family protein, translating into MSGAPSHPDTCRIVHIRLDQADAPRLSPEAEHERSIAIYDLIEENYFTLAEVEGPYHLVLRSDSRHIHFDIRTVDDQPIAGFFLAMGPLRRVIRDYHMVCESYYDAIRTKSPSQIQAIDMGRRSLHNEGSAILQERLENKVVMDKDTSRRLFSLVCVLRLRG; encoded by the coding sequence ATGAGCGGCGCTCCATCACATCCGGATACCTGCCGGATTGTGCATATTCGGCTTGATCAGGCCGATGCGCCGCGGCTTTCACCTGAAGCCGAGCATGAGCGTTCAATCGCGATTTATGATCTCATTGAAGAAAATTACTTCACGCTGGCCGAGGTTGAGGGCCCGTACCACCTTGTGCTGAGATCGGATTCACGCCACATCCATTTCGATATACGGACTGTTGATGATCAGCCCATTGCCGGGTTTTTTCTGGCCATGGGGCCCTTGCGTCGGGTGATCCGTGACTATCACATGGTTTGCGAGAGCTATTACGATGCGATCCGGACCAAATCACCCTCCCAGATTCAGGCCATTGATATGGGTCGGCGGTCGCTCCATAACGAAGGCTCTGCCATATTGCAGGAACGCCTGGAAAACAAGGTGGTCATGGACAAGGACACATCCCGGCGACTGTTCAGTCTTGTCTGTGTTCTGAGGCTGAGAGGATAG